Proteins encoded within one genomic window of Manis pentadactyla isolate mManPen7 chromosome 4, mManPen7.hap1, whole genome shotgun sequence:
- the PRKAR1A gene encoding cAMP-dependent protein kinase type I-alpha regulatory subunit: MASSSTAASEEERSLRECELYVQKHNIQALLKDSIVQLCTARPERPMAFLREYFERLEKEEAKQIQNLQKASTRADSREDEISPPPPNPVVKGRRRRGAISAEVYTEEDAASYVRKVIPKDYKTMAALAKAIEKNVLFSHLDDNERSDIFDAMFPVSFIAGETVIQQGDEGDNFYVIDQGEMDVYVNNEWATSVGEGGSFGELALIYGTPRAATVKAKTNVKLWGIDRDSYRRILMGSTLRKRKMYEEFLSKVSILESLDKWERLTVADALEPVQFEDGQKIVVQGEPGDEFFIILEGSAAVLQRRSEEEEFVEVGRLGPSDYFGEIALLMNRPRAATVVARGPLKCVKLDRPRFERVLGPCSDILKRNIQQYNSFVSLSV, encoded by the exons ATGGCGTCTAGCAGCACTGCCGCTAGTGAGGAGGAGCGCAGCCTCCGGGAATGTGAGCTCTATGTCCAGAAGCACAACATCCAGGCTCTGCTCAAGGACTCTATTGTGCAGCTGTGCACTGCTCGACCCGAGAGACCTATGGCATTCCTCAGGGAATACTTTGAGAGGTTGGAGAAG GAGGAGGCAAAACAGATTCAGAATCTGCAGAAAGCAAGCACCCGTGCTGACTCGAGGGAGGATGAAATCTCTCCTCCTCCACCTAATCCTGTGGTTAAGGGCCGGAGGCGACGGGGTGCTATCAGTGCTGAGGTCTACACGGAGGAAGATGCTGCATCCTATGTCAGAAAG GTTATACCAAAAGATTATAAGACAATGGCTGCTTTAGCCAAAGCCATTGAAAAGAATGTGCTCTTTTCACATCTTGATGATAATGAGAGGAG TGATATTTTTGATGCCATGTTTCCGGTTTCCTTTATTGCTGGAGAAACTGTTATTCAGCAAG GTGATGAAGGGGATAACTTCTATGTCATTGATCAAGGAGAGATGGAT GTCTATGTCAACAATGAATGGGCAACCAgtgttggggaaggagggagttTTGGAGAACTTGCTTTGATTTATGGAACACCTAGGGCAGCCACTGTCAAAGCAAAGACAAATGTGAAACTGTGGGGTATTGACCGAGACAGCTATAGAAGAATCCTTATG GGAAGCACACTGAGAAAGCGGAAGATGTATGAGGAGTTTCTTAGTAAAGTATCTATTTTAG AATCTCTGGACAAGTGGGAACGTCTCACAGTGGCTGATGCTTTGGAACCTGTGCAGTTTGAAGATGGACAGAAGATTGTGGTGCAGGGAGAGCCAGGGGATGAGTTCTTCATTATTCTAGAG GGTTCAGCTGCGGTGCTGCAACGTCGGTCAGAAGAGGAAGAGTTTGTTGAAGTCGGCAGGTTGGGGCCTTCTGATTATTTTG GTGAAATCGCACTCCTCATGAATCGGCCTCGCGCTGCCACCGTGGTTGCTCGTGGTCCTTTGAAGTGTGTGAAGCTGGACCGACCTAGATTTGAACGTGTTCTGGGCCCATGCTCGGATATCCTAAAACGGAACATCCAGCAGTACAACAGTTTTGTGTCACTGTCTGTCTGA